One stretch of Janibacter limosus DNA includes these proteins:
- a CDS encoding diacylglycerol/lipid kinase family protein, protein MRVALVLNPSKGGWERVLDRVTAAATEAGWPPPTVHLTTREETGRSQASDAAAEGVELVVVAGGDGTVRAVAHGLSGTGVELAIVPTGTANLLAHNLSLPRSIPAAVQVALTGRARPVDLGIAHVDDEVRDLPFVVLAGMGHDAATVAATRPALKERIGWPAYVAPAAVSALRRPVPVTVRHDGGDPEHMRVWSVLAANCTRVRAGVHIAPGGLVDDGLFDVLEMTVTRPGHWVGVAAKGVFRLPGDVAGLSTRASREVEIVSEEPLHVQLDGDVVGPARRLHVRCLQHALLVRSR, encoded by the coding sequence GTGAGGGTCGCGCTCGTCCTCAACCCCTCGAAGGGGGGTTGGGAGCGAGTCCTCGACCGGGTCACCGCGGCGGCCACCGAGGCCGGCTGGCCGCCACCGACGGTGCACCTGACGACCCGCGAGGAGACCGGGCGATCGCAGGCGAGCGACGCAGCCGCCGAGGGTGTCGAGCTGGTGGTCGTCGCCGGGGGCGACGGCACGGTGCGAGCGGTCGCCCACGGCCTGTCGGGCACCGGCGTCGAGCTGGCCATCGTCCCCACCGGCACGGCCAACCTGCTCGCACACAACCTCTCGCTCCCGCGCAGCATCCCCGCCGCGGTGCAGGTGGCGCTCACCGGCCGCGCCCGACCGGTCGACCTGGGGATCGCGCACGTGGACGACGAGGTGAGGGACCTCCCCTTCGTCGTGCTGGCGGGGATGGGACACGACGCGGCGACCGTCGCGGCCACCCGGCCAGCGCTCAAGGAGCGGATCGGCTGGCCCGCCTATGTCGCGCCGGCCGCGGTCAGCGCGCTGCGCCGGCCGGTGCCCGTGACCGTCCGCCACGACGGCGGCGACCCCGAGCACATGCGGGTGTGGAGTGTGCTCGCGGCCAACTGCACCCGGGTGCGCGCCGGGGTGCACATCGCGCCAGGTGGGCTCGTCGACGACGGTCTCTTCGACGTGCTCGAGATGACCGTGACGCGTCCCGGCCACTGGGTCGGCGTGGCGGCGAAGGGAGTCTTCCGCCTCCCCGGCGATGTCGCCGGGCTGTCGACCCGAGCCTCCCGCGAGGTCGAGATCGTCAGCGAGGAGCCGCTGCACGTCCAGCTCGACGGCGACGTCGTCGGGCCGGCGCGGCGGCTGCACGTGCGCTGCCTGCAGCACGCGCTGCTCGTGCGCTCCCGCTAG
- a CDS encoding WhiB family transcriptional regulator, whose product MNPRGRGRPGRDAPGWRELAACEGEDLDTFFPVGSAGPALWQERRAKSICAGCPVAEECLSHALRTGQDHGIWGGLTSEERRDLRRRGEQGA is encoded by the coding sequence TTGAACCCGAGGGGCCGGGGTCGACCAGGGCGTGACGCCCCGGGTTGGCGTGAGCTCGCGGCCTGCGAGGGAGAAGACCTCGACACCTTCTTCCCCGTCGGCTCCGCAGGACCCGCGCTGTGGCAGGAGCGCCGGGCGAAGTCGATCTGTGCCGGCTGCCCGGTGGCCGAGGAGTGCCTCTCCCATGCGCTGCGCACGGGCCAGGACCACGGCATCTGGGGCGGCCTGACGAGCGAGGAGCGGCGGGACCTGCGACGCAGGGGGGAGCAAGGCGCCTAG